A window from Candidatus Paceibacterota bacterium encodes these proteins:
- a CDS encoding AAA family ATPase, producing the protein MQTQERSHVPIATKEENFFTAIGNTKPYFKAAFEGEPGTGKSWSAALVAIGLHKKIGSKKPVVLIDTEKAAKFLVPLFEEHGITAMVRETHSLADLVTAMKLCTEGYSDVMVIDSITHIWMDFQEAYKRKLNRQTFQIQDWMAIKSDWNRNFSIPMVQSPIHIIATGRVSDRMEQEVDEDGRKEFTKTGVKMQAEKNAAYEFDVLVLMERHELIQSKKREVWRQATVLKGRGNLLDGKVFKNPTYEDFAPAIEAVIKNPVIARFSPTERDAGELIRTEEDKRKWVLERKRWLEEIEGYLVSVWPSSGAQEKKNKTDALEYAFQTRSWSAIEAMRPDVLEDGYARVQEFVQKKIAETKNELPPELTPDQKFDKELRDSKVEKPKKSTAKAGEKSGK; encoded by the coding sequence ATGCAAACACAAGAACGAAGTCACGTTCCGATCGCAACAAAAGAAGAAAACTTCTTCACGGCCATCGGAAACACAAAGCCCTACTTCAAGGCGGCATTTGAAGGAGAGCCAGGTACAGGTAAAAGTTGGTCTGCCGCATTAGTAGCAATCGGTCTTCACAAGAAGATCGGAAGTAAGAAACCAGTAGTGCTCATTGATACCGAGAAAGCTGCAAAATTTCTTGTGCCTCTTTTTGAGGAACATGGGATTACTGCAATGGTCAGAGAGACACATTCACTAGCTGATTTGGTAACAGCAATGAAGCTCTGCACGGAAGGTTATTCCGATGTGATGGTAATCGACAGTATCACTCACATCTGGATGGATTTCCAAGAGGCGTACAAGCGCAAGCTCAACCGCCAAACATTTCAGATCCAGGACTGGATGGCAATCAAGTCCGACTGGAATAGAAACTTCTCGATCCCAATGGTCCAGTCGCCGATCCACATCATCGCCACAGGGCGCGTGTCGGACCGAATGGAGCAGGAAGTAGATGAGGATGGTCGCAAAGAATTTACTAAGACAGGAGTAAAGATGCAAGCGGAAAAGAATGCAGCATACGAATTCGATGTCTTGGTACTTATGGAACGACACGAACTCATTCAAAGCAAAAAGCGTGAGGTTTGGCGACAAGCAACGGTCCTCAAAGGGCGAGGAAATCTCCTTGATGGAAAGGTCTTCAAAAACCCAACCTACGAGGACTTCGCACCAGCAATCGAGGCAGTCATCAAAAACCCCGTAATAGCCCGTTTTAGCCCCACGGAGAGGGATGCCGGAGAGCTGATCCGAACCGAGGAAGACAAGCGTAAATGGGTCCTTGAGAGAAAACGATGGCTTGAGGAGATAGAGGGATATCTAGTATCAGTCTGGCCAAGTAGTGGTGCTCAGGAAAAGAAAAACAAAACTGATGCACTTGAGTATGCCTTCCAGACAAGAAGCTGGTCAGCGATTGAAGCAATGCGACCAGATGTTCTAGAAGATGGATATGCAAGGGTTCAGGAATTTGTTCAAAAGAAGATTGCCGAAACAAAAAACGAACTTCCGCCTGAACTAACGCCTGACCAGAAGTTTGATAAGGAGCTCAGAGATTCAAAGGTCGAGAAGCCAAAGAAATCAACAGCAAAGGCTGGAGAAAAGAGTGGCAAGTAA
- the ychF gene encoding redox-regulated ATPase YchF — protein sequence MSLSIGIVGLPNVGKSTLFNALTKKSVPAENYPFCTIDPSVGVVAVPDERLWKLSAFSKSAKTVPAAVEFVDIAGLVKGASEGEGLGNQFLSHIRETDAIAQVVRIFEDDNVIHVDGKIDPLKDIEVINLELVLADIQTVTKRKNTLGKEVKAGKKEAIIEMGLIEKLLPALEAGNLASTIKPDEYEEPFLKQLCLITAKPFLYVLNKKAGSKNLDELKDERWNRLMKFLKDNDSGFVIVDAGIEHELKDFDDKEKKEMRQALTGKGNSSTEDLAKEDGIDALITNGYKILGLITYFTTGEDESRAWTIKKGWTAPLAGTAIHTDFKDKFVRAEVIEWDTLLNAGSYAIARERGLLRTEGKEYVVKDGDVVEFKI from the coding sequence ATGTCCTTATCCATCGGCATCGTAGGTCTCCCAAACGTTGGCAAATCAACGCTTTTCAATGCGCTTACAAAGAAGAGTGTGCCAGCAGAGAATTACCCATTCTGTACAATAGATCCTTCGGTGGGCGTCGTGGCAGTGCCAGATGAACGTCTTTGGAAACTCTCAGCTTTCTCTAAGTCAGCAAAGACTGTACCTGCAGCGGTTGAATTCGTGGATATTGCAGGTCTTGTCAAAGGTGCTTCAGAAGGTGAAGGATTAGGCAATCAATTTTTGTCGCATATCCGTGAGACGGACGCCATCGCACAAGTCGTCAGGATTTTTGAAGATGATAATGTCATTCATGTTGACGGGAAGATTGATCCACTCAAAGATATTGAAGTTATAAATCTGGAATTGGTTTTAGCTGATATTCAGACTGTAACTAAACGCAAAAATACTCTTGGTAAAGAAGTAAAGGCTGGCAAAAAGGAAGCTATTATTGAAATGGGACTTATTGAGAAATTACTTCCAGCTCTGGAAGCGGGGAATTTGGCTTCAACCATCAAACCTGATGAGTACGAAGAACCATTTTTGAAACAACTTTGTTTGATTACAGCAAAGCCTTTCTTGTATGTATTAAATAAAAAAGCGGGTTCAAAGAATTTGGATGAATTAAAAGATGAGAGGTGGAATAGGTTGATGAAGTTTTTGAAAGATAATGATTCTGGTTTTGTTATCGTTGACGCTGGTATTGAACATGAATTAAAAGATTTTGATGATAAAGAGAAAAAAGAGATGCGACAAGCATTGACTGGTAAGGGGAATTCATCCACAGAAGACTTAGCGAAGGAGGATGGTATAGACGCACTCATTACCAATGGTTATAAAATCCTTGGACTTATAACCTATTTCACGACTGGAGAAGATGAGAGTAGGGCTTGGACAATCAAAAAAGGTTGGACTGCGCCTCTAGCTGGTACGGCTATTCATACTGATTTCAAAGATAAGTTTGTTCGTGCTGAGGTTATTGAATGGGATACATTACTCAATGCGGGTTCATACGCTATAGCTAGAGAGAGAGGTTTACTCAGAACTGAAGGGAAGGAGTATGTGGTCAAGGACGGGGATGTTGTGGAGTTTAAGATCTAG
- the zwf gene encoding glucose-6-phosphate dehydrogenase, protein MEITPNKTIAPLALHPTIFVIFGITGDLAARKLLPALLALFVKKLLPPRFAIVGFSRRSFSREEFRELIRSKMNIHPGQFNEEDVKHFLDHMSYEQGFFDSAVAYSRLAEKLKSIDDNWGQCSNKLFHLSVPPNLYEGILKDLANSKLTLPCDDKSGWTRILIEKPFGNDIATARSLDKLLGKLFKEEQIFRIDHYLAKEALQNIIAFRFTNPIFLPMWNNKYIDKVHIKLYEKMGMEGRGPFYDPIGALKDVGQNHMLQMLALITMDEPRSLKANDIRKERVAVLKALNKMTPRQVSTNVLRGQYEGYKNEAGVSPTSTTETYFRIATSINNPRWKGVPFFLENGKALQEAKTEIDVYFKNGKKCSIITPEGERKTCLEDQNILTFRIQPDECIKIKFFVKTPGYNFATEAKTLKFKYSDVPSFNVIRNDYERLLHDAFIGDQTLFASTAEIMASWEFVTPILENWGKLPLKVYEKGAKEVI, encoded by the coding sequence ATGGAAATAACACCCAATAAAACTATAGCTCCTCTCGCTTTGCATCCAACTATCTTTGTAATTTTTGGTATCACTGGTGACCTTGCAGCTAGAAAACTTTTACCAGCTCTTTTGGCCCTATTCGTAAAAAAGCTTTTACCACCACGCTTTGCTATTGTCGGATTTTCTAGAAGATCTTTCAGTCGTGAAGAATTCCGTGAGCTCATTAGAAGTAAGATGAATATTCATCCCGGTCAGTTCAATGAAGAAGATGTCAAACACTTTCTGGATCACATGTCGTATGAGCAAGGTTTTTTTGATTCAGCAGTTGCATATAGCAGGTTGGCTGAGAAATTGAAATCTATAGATGACAACTGGGGTCAATGTTCCAATAAACTTTTTCATCTTTCAGTTCCACCAAACCTCTATGAAGGTATTTTGAAAGATTTGGCCAATTCTAAATTAACTCTACCTTGTGATGATAAAAGTGGTTGGACGAGGATTCTCATAGAAAAACCTTTTGGTAATGATATTGCCACTGCACGTTCATTGGATAAACTTCTAGGAAAACTTTTCAAAGAGGAACAGATCTTTCGTATAGATCATTATTTGGCAAAAGAGGCTTTGCAAAATATTATTGCTTTTCGTTTTACCAATCCGATTTTCTTGCCAATGTGGAATAACAAATATATAGACAAGGTTCACATCAAACTTTATGAAAAGATGGGCATGGAAGGTCGCGGTCCTTTCTATGACCCTATCGGTGCTCTCAAAGATGTCGGTCAAAATCATATGCTTCAGATGTTGGCACTCATCACTATGGATGAACCACGTTCGCTCAAGGCCAACGATATTCGCAAAGAAAGAGTAGCTGTTCTCAAAGCCTTGAATAAGATGACACCAAGACAGGTCTCTACAAATGTCTTGCGTGGTCAGTATGAAGGTTACAAAAATGAGGCAGGTGTTTCTCCTACATCAACTACAGAGACATATTTCCGCATCGCTACTTCTATAAACAATCCTCGTTGGAAGGGAGTTCCTTTTTTCTTGGAAAATGGCAAAGCTTTGCAGGAAGCCAAGACCGAGATTGATGTCTATTTCAAAAATGGCAAGAAATGTTCCATCATCACTCCAGAAGGTGAAAGGAAGACTTGTCTGGAAGATCAGAATATTCTGACTTTTCGTATTCAACCTGATGAATGTATCAAGATAAAATTCTTCGTAAAGACACCTGGTTACAATTTTGCTACTGAAGCCAAGACTTTGAAATTCAAATATTCTGATGTTCCTAGTTTCAATGTTATTCGTAATGATTACGAACGTCTTCTCCACGATGCTTTCATTGGTGACCAGACACTCTTTGCTTCCACAGCAGAAATCATGGCTTCATGGGAATTTGTAACGCCTATTTTGGAGAATTGGGGGAAGTTACCGTTGAAGGTTTATGAGAAAGGAGCGAAGGAGGTTATATAA
- a CDS encoding DUF378 domain-containing protein, producing the protein MKALHGVSFVLLVIGGLNWLLVGVGSWFGGNWNIVTLILGSISWLENLVYVLVGLATIVILLSHKKSCKECDKVAPAPQM; encoded by the coding sequence ATGAAAGCATTACATGGCGTTTCATTTGTGCTCTTAGTAATCGGAGGTTTGAACTGGCTCCTAGTCGGAGTTGGTTCATGGTTCGGCGGTAACTGGAACATTGTTACCCTTATCCTAGGAAGTATCTCTTGGTTGGAAAACCTCGTATACGTTCTAGTCGGTTTGGCAACAATTGTCATCCTTCTTTCTCACAAGAAGTCATGCAAAGAGTGTGACAAGGTTGCTCCAGCTCCACAAATGTAA
- a CDS encoding replication protein — protein MDDQKQNLIPNSSQIPNIILDLVLPRISEAEARCLLYICRRTFGFHKDEDNISFSQFENGIKTSQGKRLDFGTGLSRPSVNSALQNLIKVGVISVQQRSKGNRYKLNLHMDVDKVVNEINQLRELTKSGKRSLPKLVKRFNTQNLEKKEKPSIRHPVDNFKERIGEITRHMSINKNNY, from the coding sequence ATGGACGACCAAAAACAAAATTTAATACCAAACAGTTCGCAGATTCCAAATATTATTTTGGATCTCGTTCTTCCTCGAATCTCTGAGGCGGAAGCTCGATGTTTACTTTACATATGCAGGCGCACTTTCGGATTCCATAAAGACGAAGACAATATAAGTTTTTCTCAGTTTGAAAATGGTATCAAGACTAGCCAAGGTAAACGCCTAGATTTTGGTACTGGATTATCTAGACCCTCAGTAAACTCCGCTCTTCAAAATCTTATCAAGGTTGGAGTTATTTCTGTACAGCAACGGTCCAAAGGAAATCGCTACAAATTAAACCTGCATATGGATGTGGATAAAGTAGTAAACGAAATTAACCAGTTAAGAGAGTTAACCAAAAGTGGTAAACGCTCTTTACCAAAACTGGTTAAAAGATTTAACACACAAAACCTAGAGAAAAAAGAGAAACCTAGTATTAGGCATCCTGTGGATAACTTCAAGGAACGCATAGGGGAAATCACAAGACACATGAGCATTAATAAAAATAACTATTAA
- a CDS encoding D-alanine--D-alanine ligase, translated as MPNILTRVGVLRGGPSSEYEVSMNSGLAVIKVIQDNLGHKYQVHDIFIDRNGAWHIDGVPVSINGLHHRIDIAFNALHGTYGEDGKVQHLLEAHGIPFTGSGSVGSAMGMNKAISKKVFKDHGIKSPHWIEIPSKEIKNNSEGLVKHLFKSFVLPGVVKPTSGGSSVGVSIIRSYDELASALERASHYSPSVILEEYISGIETTCGVIQGFRSQELYALPPVEIRPFTDFFDYDAKYANKSHEIVPATFSNETKREVEELARKIHQAFGLRHYSRSDFIIHPKRGIYALEVNTLPGLTKESLVPKALRAIGSDLHELVDHLLGLVRKH; from the coding sequence ATGCCAAATATTCTCACACGTGTAGGTGTTCTCCGAGGTGGACCTAGTTCGGAATACGAAGTCTCCATGAACTCTGGTCTTGCTGTCATTAAAGTTATTCAAGATAATCTCGGACACAAATATCAAGTTCATGATATTTTCATAGATCGTAATGGTGCTTGGCATATAGACGGTGTACCTGTTTCAATAAACGGACTTCATCATAGGATAGATATAGCTTTCAACGCTCTGCATGGTACATATGGTGAGGATGGTAAAGTCCAACATTTACTAGAAGCTCATGGCATACCTTTTACTGGTTCTGGTTCGGTTGGTTCAGCTATGGGTATGAATAAGGCTATTTCAAAAAAGGTTTTCAAAGATCATGGTATCAAGAGTCCTCACTGGATTGAGATTCCTTCAAAAGAAATAAAAAACAATTCTGAGGGTTTGGTAAAGCATCTTTTCAAGTCATTCGTCTTACCTGGAGTGGTCAAACCAACTTCTGGTGGCTCATCTGTGGGAGTTTCTATTATTCGTAGTTACGATGAATTGGCCTCAGCTTTGGAGAGAGCTTCTCACTATAGTCCATCAGTTATTTTGGAGGAATATATTTCTGGAATAGAGACAACCTGTGGTGTCATCCAAGGTTTTCGTTCACAAGAATTATACGCTTTGCCACCAGTTGAAATCCGTCCTTTTACAGATTTTTTTGATTATGACGCAAAGTATGCAAATAAATCTCATGAGATAGTGCCAGCCACTTTTTCTAATGAAACGAAAAGGGAAGTTGAAGAGCTGGCTCGCAAGATTCATCAGGCTTTTGGTTTGAGACATTATTCTAGATCAGATTTTATCATTCATCCAAAGAGAGGAATTTATGCTCTGGAGGTCAACACTCTCCCAGGTCTTACAAAAGAATCTCTTGTACCAAAAGCCCTTCGTGCTATAGGTAGTGATTTACATGAATTGGTGGATCATCTTTTGGGGTTGGTGAGGAAGCACTAG